Proteins from one Arthrobacter sp. DNA4 genomic window:
- a CDS encoding TetR/AcrR family transcriptional regulator — translation MSASNKPLSLRERNRMRTRGDILDTAAELLSSEGYASTALEVLSQQAGISRGTIYAHFPGGRDEIVREVYMRIADAVYVRGISLRDPLTDPAARITALATALVEATKEPKGRFYGVMGPDLVSALSDVMGSTSRSFEELIARDLKDAKDRRTLPEDAPTEALAATITGAIRAAGAAAARKPEDAE, via the coding sequence ATGAGCGCCTCCAACAAGCCCCTCTCCCTTCGGGAACGAAACCGTATGAGAACCCGCGGCGACATCCTGGACACCGCAGCTGAGCTGCTGAGTTCGGAGGGGTACGCCTCTACCGCGCTCGAGGTTCTTAGCCAGCAGGCGGGTATTTCAAGGGGGACCATTTATGCCCACTTCCCCGGCGGAAGGGACGAAATTGTTCGCGAGGTGTATATGCGGATCGCCGACGCAGTGTACGTACGCGGCATCAGCCTGCGGGATCCCCTCACGGACCCCGCCGCAAGAATCACGGCGTTGGCCACCGCGCTGGTGGAGGCGACAAAGGAGCCCAAAGGCAGGTTCTACGGGGTGATGGGACCGGACCTGGTGTCGGCCCTCTCGGACGTCATGGGCTCGACTTCCCGCTCTTTCGAAGAGCTCATCGCGCGCGATCTAAAGGATGCCAAAGACAGACGCACTTTGCCTGAGGACGCGCCCACCGAAGCCTTGGCCGCAACCATCACCGGGGCAATCCGCGCTGCCGGGGCTGCTGCTGCACGTAAGCCGGAGGACGCCGAGTAA
- a CDS encoding aldehyde dehydrogenase family protein: MNTTPVLTEGSVAARTIFNPATGEPVGEAPVHTVADLQRAIDVAVDAQPAWATLGHEARSAALLKAADAIEARAEELAQLLSREQGKPLNGPNARFEVGACAAWLRAAAGTPLEAETLVDDGETRAELHYRPIGVVGAIGPWNWPMMIVVWQVAPALRMGNAVVVKPSEYTPLSVLALVETINEALPSGLLTVVSGGRDVGEALASHPAIGKVMFTGSTATGKAIIKSSADTVKRLTLELGGNDAGIVLPDADPKAIAEGLFWGAFINTGQTCAALKRLYVHDDIYDAVCDELTNVAKAMPMGNGLDENNVLGPLQNKAQYEIVANLVEAAKASGARVLLGGNPDTDQPGYFYPTTLVADIDNDNPLVAEEQFGPALPIIRYSTIDEAIEKANALDVGLGASVWSSDPATARDVATRIQAGTVWINKHGAVDPRIPFGGAKQSGYGLEFGVEGLKHLGVPQVING; this comes from the coding sequence ATGAACACCACACCCGTCCTGACCGAGGGCTCCGTTGCTGCCCGGACCATCTTCAATCCCGCCACCGGTGAACCCGTCGGCGAAGCGCCCGTCCACACAGTCGCGGACCTGCAGCGCGCCATCGACGTGGCCGTTGACGCCCAACCGGCGTGGGCCACACTCGGTCACGAGGCACGGTCCGCCGCACTGCTGAAGGCCGCCGACGCCATCGAAGCCCGCGCGGAAGAACTCGCCCAGCTGCTCTCCCGCGAGCAAGGCAAACCGCTGAACGGCCCCAACGCCCGCTTCGAAGTCGGCGCCTGCGCCGCCTGGCTCCGCGCCGCCGCCGGGACCCCGCTCGAAGCAGAAACCCTGGTCGATGACGGTGAAACCCGTGCCGAACTGCACTACCGGCCCATCGGCGTCGTCGGGGCCATCGGACCATGGAACTGGCCCATGATGATCGTCGTATGGCAGGTCGCCCCCGCGCTGAGAATGGGCAACGCCGTAGTGGTCAAACCCTCCGAATACACCCCGCTCAGCGTGCTTGCCCTCGTCGAAACCATCAACGAAGCCCTGCCATCCGGTCTCCTCACCGTGGTCTCCGGCGGCCGCGACGTCGGCGAAGCCCTCGCCTCCCACCCCGCCATCGGGAAGGTCATGTTTACCGGCTCCACCGCCACGGGCAAAGCGATCATCAAGTCCTCCGCGGACACCGTCAAGCGGCTCACCCTGGAACTGGGAGGAAACGACGCCGGCATCGTCCTGCCCGACGCTGACCCGAAGGCCATCGCCGAAGGTCTGTTCTGGGGTGCCTTCATCAACACCGGCCAAACCTGCGCTGCCCTGAAACGCCTCTACGTCCACGACGACATCTACGACGCCGTCTGCGACGAACTCACCAACGTGGCCAAGGCCATGCCAATGGGTAACGGCCTGGACGAAAACAACGTCCTGGGACCGCTGCAGAACAAGGCACAGTACGAGATCGTCGCGAACCTCGTGGAGGCCGCCAAAGCGTCCGGGGCCCGCGTCCTCCTCGGCGGCAACCCGGACACTGACCAGCCCGGCTACTTCTACCCCACCACCCTTGTGGCCGACATCGACAACGACAACCCGCTCGTCGCCGAAGAACAATTCGGCCCCGCCCTGCCCATCATCCGCTACAGCACCATCGACGAAGCAATCGAGAAAGCCAACGCCCTCGACGTCGGCCTCGGCGCCTCCGTCTGGTCCTCCGACCCGGCAACGGCACGTGACGTCGCAACGCGCATCCAGGCCGGCACCGTCTGGATCAACAAGCACGGCGCCGTCGACCCACGTATCCCTTTCGGTGGCGCAAAACAATCCGGCTACGGGCTCGAATTCGGCGTCGAAGGACTCAAACACCTCGGCGTGCCCCAGGTCATCAACGGCTGA
- a CDS encoding phosphotransferase: protein MTIVPDTEITSIKAVLSTNPDWGGCHVTAHSLSGGQAHKNYLVEDGSRRCVVKLWNNYWETVGVLPAAHVVLENTRIAAEIGVGAPVITVSNEPLALALDFVPGGHPRLSDDDDSVTRLVPALHRLHHSGRRFLNDINPFNLARQRMEAARRQGIELPPGTSAIQALMDRLETVLALDPSQFVPCHLDIWDANIIKDTSLMTYNIIDWDLAGNSDPCYEIGFIAAQNGFGKDKAQALFEAYFGNTDPVKMARARLFMAVAHWSNSGLWITAMGNAAPNDDADYAGELRTCWEGLITEITAPDFPDLIKAAAKPAALV from the coding sequence ATGACCATCGTCCCTGATACCGAAATCACCAGCATTAAGGCGGTGCTTTCGACGAACCCCGACTGGGGTGGCTGTCACGTCACCGCACATTCCCTCTCCGGCGGCCAGGCCCATAAGAACTACCTCGTCGAGGACGGTTCCCGTCGCTGCGTCGTCAAGCTCTGGAACAACTACTGGGAAACGGTAGGAGTTCTGCCCGCTGCCCACGTGGTTCTGGAAAACACGAGAATTGCCGCCGAGATCGGCGTAGGCGCGCCCGTCATAACAGTCTCAAACGAACCCTTGGCGCTGGCCCTCGACTTTGTTCCGGGAGGCCACCCGAGGCTAAGCGACGACGATGACTCCGTCACCCGACTCGTCCCTGCCCTTCACCGGCTTCATCACTCCGGCCGCCGCTTCCTCAACGACATCAACCCCTTCAACCTGGCCCGACAAAGGATGGAGGCCGCCAGAAGACAAGGTATCGAGCTGCCGCCCGGAACGTCAGCCATCCAGGCCCTGATGGACCGTCTGGAGACCGTCCTGGCCCTGGATCCTTCCCAGTTTGTTCCCTGCCATCTGGACATTTGGGATGCAAACATCATCAAGGACACCTCCTTAATGACCTACAACATTATCGACTGGGACCTCGCCGGCAACTCGGACCCGTGCTACGAGATCGGATTTATTGCAGCGCAAAACGGATTCGGGAAAGACAAGGCACAGGCACTCTTCGAAGCCTACTTCGGCAACACTGACCCAGTAAAAATGGCCCGCGCCAGGCTCTTCATGGCGGTGGCTCATTGGTCCAACAGCGGACTGTGGATCACCGCAATGGGCAACGCCGCACCCAACGACGACGCCGACTACGCAGGGGAACTGCGTACCTGTTGGGAAGGGTTGATCACTGAAATAACAGCCCCTGACTTCCCCGACTTAATAAAGGCAGCCGCAAAACCGGCAGCTCTCGTCTAA
- a CDS encoding nitrilase-related carbon-nitrogen hydrolase gives MYAQNEQIHVAGWPCLGILGNVPALSPESIMACSQTYALEGSAFVITATQIMSDDGALKFPTADGGPTPVYTGGGGYARVYGPHSSLITEPLDPTEEGIVYADLDLADIDLAKNTVDPAGHYARADVTRLIFDDTPRTPVIRHSTMPKAPTQTQSSLEAQWDEASEAEASAHV, from the coding sequence ATGTACGCGCAGAACGAACAGATCCACGTCGCCGGCTGGCCCTGCCTCGGAATCCTGGGCAACGTGCCGGCGCTGAGCCCCGAATCCATCATGGCCTGCTCCCAGACATACGCCCTCGAAGGCAGCGCCTTCGTGATCACCGCCACGCAAATCATGTCCGATGACGGAGCCCTAAAGTTCCCAACAGCAGACGGAGGACCCACGCCCGTCTACACAGGCGGCGGTGGTTACGCCCGAGTGTACGGTCCGCACTCCAGCCTCATCACAGAGCCTCTGGACCCCACCGAGGAAGGCATCGTTTACGCTGACCTCGACCTGGCGGACATCGACCTTGCCAAGAACACCGTCGACCCCGCAGGCCACTACGCCCGCGCCGACGTCACACGGCTAATCTTCGACGACACGCCCCGCACCCCGGTCATCCGTCACAGCACCATGCCGAAGGCGCCTACACAGACCCAGTCGTCGCTTGAGGCTCAGTGGGACGAAGCTTCAGAAGCAGAGGCTTCCGCGCATGTGTGA
- a CDS encoding heme-binding protein, whose product MNDITQQEAHKIVEAAREAALSSETLMNIAVVDAGGNLKAFTRMDGAWLGSIDIAIKKARTARYFDMPTGDIGSISQPGGPLFNIEVSNGGLISFPGGIPLTKDGVTIGAIGVSGSTVENDHLVATAGANAL is encoded by the coding sequence ATGAACGACATCACGCAGCAAGAAGCACACAAAATAGTTGAAGCAGCACGAGAGGCAGCCCTGTCCTCGGAAACCCTGATGAACATTGCCGTGGTAGACGCCGGCGGAAACCTCAAGGCCTTCACCCGCATGGACGGTGCGTGGCTCGGCAGTATCGACATCGCCATCAAAAAGGCACGCACGGCCCGTTACTTCGACATGCCCACCGGAGACATCGGCTCCATCTCGCAGCCCGGCGGACCGCTGTTCAACATCGAAGTATCCAATGGCGGCCTGATCTCCTTTCCCGGAGGCATCCCACTGACCAAAGACGGGGTCACCATCGGCGCCATCGGTGTCAGCGGCAGCACCGTGGAAAACGACCACCTGGTCGCTACTGCCGGCGCCAACGCCCTCTAA
- a CDS encoding SDR family NAD(P)-dependent oxidoreductase, whose translation MGAATAATLRGQGWEVVVCGRRPEAVSRVADMTGARAVVADVASASDMERLVADTVEQLGAINGLVLNAGIVRAGSAGELSDEDWNAMVSTNLTGPFLLVRAALPHLIKASGSIVGVASAAALRATAGIAGYDATKAGLAMLMQSIAVDYGPLGVRANAVCPGWTRTEMADMEMGEFAEHSGIHREEAYSLATAFVPSRRPAASSEAADVIAWLLSDQASYVNAATIPVDGGLIAVEPGAIAFDPRVSIGTAAVDGPTPAMQAIPD comes from the coding sequence ATAGGAGCCGCCACTGCCGCAACACTCCGGGGCCAAGGGTGGGAAGTTGTCGTCTGCGGACGCCGCCCAGAAGCTGTAAGCCGAGTCGCTGACATGACCGGCGCCCGCGCTGTCGTCGCGGATGTTGCTTCCGCTTCCGACATGGAACGGCTGGTCGCCGATACCGTGGAGCAACTCGGCGCTATTAACGGCCTCGTACTGAATGCCGGAATTGTCCGCGCCGGGAGTGCCGGCGAGCTGTCCGATGAAGACTGGAACGCCATGGTCAGCACCAACCTCACCGGGCCCTTCCTACTAGTCCGTGCCGCCTTGCCGCACCTGATCAAAGCCAGCGGCTCGATCGTAGGGGTGGCCTCAGCAGCAGCGCTTCGCGCGACGGCTGGAATCGCGGGCTACGACGCCACGAAGGCCGGCCTTGCCATGTTGATGCAATCCATCGCGGTCGATTACGGACCGCTCGGGGTGCGCGCCAACGCGGTATGTCCTGGCTGGACCCGGACGGAAATGGCGGATATGGAGATGGGCGAATTTGCTGAACACAGCGGCATCCATCGCGAGGAAGCCTACAGCCTTGCCACTGCGTTCGTCCCCAGTCGGCGCCCGGCCGCGTCCTCCGAGGCCGCCGATGTCATTGCCTGGCTGCTCTCCGATCAGGCCTCGTACGTTAATGCAGCCACGATCCCGGTGGATGGGGGACTGATCGCGGTCGAACCCGGAGCCATCGCCTTCGACCCCCGTGTCAGTATCGGCACCGCTGCCGTAGACGGACCCACCCCGGCGATGCAGGCAATTCCTGACTAA
- a CDS encoding fumarylacetoacetate hydrolase family protein: MAYANYRYKGHNYLGEVHGEHLIPLAGLTDIGPETTADLLASAARLRESRVPLSEVTLRAASPKAGKILCVGLNYKDHADDTSTATFPVLFPKYTSTLIGPADNIILPPESTQVDFEGELAVIIGKTGRRITEHNAMDHILGYCVSNDVTMRDFQNKSRQWLQGKIWDNTTPLGPHIVTPAETDISKAGISTNLNGEVVQKSDLSHLIFSIPTLIATISEFTTLEPGDVILTGTPAGVGYRRDPQLFLKDGDTITVSVEGIGSITNTVRAETT, translated from the coding sequence ATGGCCTACGCAAACTACCGATACAAGGGTCACAACTACCTTGGCGAAGTTCACGGCGAACACCTCATCCCGCTGGCCGGGCTCACCGACATCGGACCGGAAACAACCGCCGATCTCCTTGCCAGTGCCGCCCGCCTGAGGGAATCACGGGTTCCCCTGTCCGAAGTCACCCTGCGCGCGGCGTCACCAAAGGCCGGCAAGATCCTCTGCGTGGGCCTGAACTACAAAGACCATGCCGACGACACCAGCACGGCCACCTTTCCCGTCCTCTTCCCCAAGTACACATCCACCCTCATAGGACCCGCCGACAACATCATCCTTCCCCCGGAATCCACCCAAGTCGACTTCGAGGGCGAACTCGCCGTCATCATCGGCAAGACAGGCCGCCGCATCACCGAACACAACGCCATGGACCACATCCTTGGCTACTGCGTCTCCAACGACGTCACCATGCGCGACTTCCAGAACAAGTCCCGCCAATGGCTGCAGGGCAAGATCTGGGACAACACCACCCCGCTCGGCCCGCACATCGTCACCCCGGCAGAAACCGACATCAGCAAGGCCGGCATCAGCACCAACCTGAACGGGGAAGTCGTCCAAAAATCGGACCTCTCCCACCTGATCTTCAGCATCCCCACACTCATCGCCACCATCTCCGAATTCACCACCCTGGAACCCGGGGACGTCATCCTCACCGGCACACCAGCCGGAGTCGGATACCGCCGTGACCCCCAACTGTTCCTCAAAGACGGTGACACCATCACCGTGAGCGTGGAAGGGATTGGCAGCATCACCAACACCGTCAGGGCAGAAACCACCTGA
- a CDS encoding tyrosine-protein phosphatase — translation MAEGLVYRSGHFGYSTAPDRQRLAAARLHFMDLRSPWESETEDRCVPALTAVQTPLQAKDSRDAWLWSAVREGRVSELGRALTAVRAEEAMHRLYARDIAGNPPVFANFLQSLARVELPVVVHCSAGKDRTGWAIAILLTILGVPETAILEDYVQSSLPENQYLIRDSAGSVTSIDKHLRTVITPLLEARQGYLEAAWHSVEHAWGSRHSYLEDGLGITPALTNKLKARLLV, via the coding sequence GTGGCTGAAGGCCTGGTGTACCGGAGTGGACACTTCGGATACTCGACAGCCCCGGATCGTCAAAGGCTGGCGGCGGCACGCCTGCACTTCATGGATCTGCGAAGTCCTTGGGAATCCGAAACCGAAGACCGTTGCGTGCCTGCGCTAACGGCTGTACAAACGCCACTACAGGCTAAAGACAGCAGGGACGCGTGGCTGTGGTCTGCGGTTCGCGAAGGTCGCGTGAGCGAGCTTGGCAGGGCCCTTACGGCAGTGCGGGCTGAAGAGGCAATGCACCGGCTCTATGCCCGTGACATAGCAGGCAACCCACCGGTATTTGCCAATTTCCTTCAGTCATTGGCTCGAGTTGAGCTGCCTGTCGTCGTCCACTGCTCGGCTGGGAAGGACAGAACCGGATGGGCAATAGCCATCCTTTTGACCATCCTGGGGGTACCTGAAACCGCGATCCTCGAAGACTACGTTCAGAGTTCATTACCGGAGAACCAATACCTCATCAGAGACTCAGCGGGCAGCGTCACCAGCATCGACAAGCACCTGCGAACAGTCATCACACCCTTGCTGGAAGCGCGGCAAGGGTACCTCGAAGCCGCATGGCACAGCGTGGAGCACGCCTGGGGATCACGTCACTCCTACTTGGAAGACGGACTCGGCATCACTCCGGCGCTCACAAACAAACTCAAGGCACGGCTCCTCGTCTGA
- the solA gene encoding N-methyl-L-tryptophan oxidase produces the protein MSTQHYDVIVIGLGPWGSSAAWHLAARGKSVLGLDKFAPPHMHGSHGGATRLARQSSSAGAQYTTFTKRTFELWDELAAKTGTRLLERSGTVFVGEPGSMWFDKTVASLGASDFEYHALDASTARKRFPWATIDDDEVAVWEPNGTVALVHPAIKALQSEARRLGATLRTGEAVQGWDESASGIVVSTDQGNYSADKVVVTVGARANHLMQLDLPYKVDRQVLANFRQDGPPKPAIYFAKPPGSDEAPAYGCSEPNGEWKFSVPGKGNWIDPEDLSQDLRPGDLERIQEVLSARLPDIDTNPVSTTVCMWSEVEDGHWVIGGHPESSNVVIGTGDMGRGFRYAAVVGEMLADHVDGISRPETNLFLPSRFATAKA, from the coding sequence GTGTCAACACAACACTACGACGTCATCGTAATTGGACTGGGCCCCTGGGGCTCATCGGCGGCGTGGCACTTGGCAGCCCGCGGCAAGTCCGTGCTCGGCCTGGATAAGTTCGCACCGCCACACATGCACGGCTCGCACGGAGGCGCCACACGGCTGGCCCGGCAATCCAGCAGTGCAGGAGCCCAGTACACCACCTTCACAAAGCGGACCTTTGAGTTGTGGGACGAGTTGGCCGCGAAAACCGGGACCCGTCTGTTGGAACGTTCGGGAACTGTGTTCGTCGGCGAACCCGGATCAATGTGGTTCGACAAAACGGTGGCCTCCCTAGGCGCGTCCGATTTTGAGTACCACGCCCTTGACGCTTCGACAGCACGGAAGCGGTTCCCTTGGGCCACCATTGATGACGACGAAGTCGCCGTATGGGAGCCAAACGGCACCGTTGCCCTCGTTCACCCCGCCATCAAGGCCCTGCAGTCGGAGGCTCGCCGGCTCGGCGCAACCCTGCGCACGGGAGAAGCGGTTCAAGGCTGGGATGAGAGCGCTTCGGGCATCGTCGTGAGCACCGATCAGGGTAACTATTCAGCCGACAAGGTCGTCGTCACCGTGGGTGCCCGCGCCAACCATTTGATGCAACTGGATCTGCCCTACAAAGTGGACCGTCAGGTGCTGGCCAATTTCCGCCAGGACGGGCCACCGAAGCCGGCCATCTACTTCGCCAAGCCCCCGGGATCGGACGAGGCACCGGCTTACGGTTGCTCCGAGCCTAACGGTGAATGGAAGTTCTCTGTCCCCGGGAAGGGAAACTGGATCGATCCCGAGGACCTCAGCCAGGACCTCAGGCCCGGAGACCTCGAACGGATCCAGGAAGTCCTCAGCGCCAGGCTCCCGGACATCGACACCAACCCGGTATCTACCACCGTATGCATGTGGTCTGAGGTGGAGGACGGCCATTGGGTTATCGGTGGACACCCGGAGTCGTCCAATGTCGTCATCGGCACCGGAGACATGGGCCGAGGGTTCCGCTATGCAGCGGTTGTTGGTGAAATGCTGGCTGATCATGTCGACGGCATTTCCCGTCCAGAAACAAACCTGTTCCTGCCTTCACGCTTCGCCACAGCAAAGGCATAA
- a CDS encoding APC family permease: MIDNVSELPATTPSSTPVQPQAGHLRSNKLGVFAIAFFVIAAAAPMAAVVGTGPVVFAAVGPAAPLIYAIAALLIALFAVGYLRMSRHVTNAGGFVAYIAKGLGTPWATAGAGLALLMYLSLQVGLWSQFGVFAGQLLESITGLSVPPLVWIVALLVITTALTMRGVDTSIRLLAVLIIGETLVVAALVIVLVASKGPGVFTFSGFTAENLFSPGLGIALLFAFLCFTSFEATVVFSEEAINPRKTIPRALYAVIAFVGIFYTLSIWVIGGAIGVDNIQQAATDDPAGFIFNLASEGGGSVLSMAMQVLVVTSYLAMLLGLMNMFARYLFALSRAGVLPARLATVSKDGSPATAALSNGVAVGIVVVTFLVLGADPLTVVFAWFSALATAAFITILIVASVSIVVFFVRTKDNASIWATKIAPTLSTLILSYIGYVTIENYDSLIGPDNAAAKWLLMLIPAVMLAGLVFGKSKRDIDYAKEVI; this comes from the coding sequence ATGATTGATAATGTCAGCGAGTTGCCGGCAACGACGCCGTCCAGCACACCTGTCCAACCGCAAGCAGGCCATCTCCGCTCAAATAAACTCGGCGTCTTCGCCATCGCCTTCTTCGTCATCGCAGCGGCGGCCCCCATGGCGGCTGTCGTCGGTACGGGTCCCGTGGTCTTTGCTGCGGTTGGACCTGCAGCCCCATTGATCTATGCGATCGCCGCACTGCTCATCGCACTCTTCGCCGTCGGATACCTACGCATGAGCAGGCATGTCACCAACGCCGGCGGCTTTGTCGCCTACATCGCCAAAGGCCTCGGTACACCCTGGGCCACCGCAGGAGCTGGTCTGGCGCTGCTGATGTACCTCAGCCTGCAGGTCGGGCTGTGGTCACAGTTCGGCGTCTTCGCCGGGCAGTTGCTGGAGAGCATCACGGGACTCTCCGTGCCCCCGCTCGTCTGGATCGTCGCGTTGCTCGTCATCACCACGGCACTCACCATGCGGGGCGTCGACACGAGCATCCGACTCTTGGCCGTCCTCATCATCGGCGAAACCCTCGTCGTTGCTGCTCTGGTTATTGTGCTCGTTGCCAGCAAGGGGCCGGGAGTCTTCACATTCTCCGGCTTCACCGCTGAGAACCTCTTCAGCCCGGGCCTGGGCATTGCATTGCTGTTCGCCTTCCTGTGCTTCACCAGCTTCGAAGCAACCGTGGTGTTCTCGGAAGAAGCAATCAACCCCCGCAAGACCATCCCGCGGGCCCTCTACGCCGTAATCGCCTTTGTCGGAATTTTTTACACGCTCTCCATCTGGGTTATCGGAGGGGCCATCGGGGTGGACAACATCCAACAGGCGGCAACGGATGACCCTGCAGGATTCATCTTCAACCTCGCCTCCGAAGGCGGAGGGAGCGTCTTGAGCATGGCCATGCAGGTCCTCGTCGTGACCAGTTACCTGGCCATGCTGCTGGGCCTGATGAACATGTTCGCCCGCTACCTTTTCGCCCTCAGCCGTGCCGGAGTCCTGCCGGCCAGGCTGGCCACCGTTTCCAAGGATGGGAGTCCCGCCACCGCAGCCCTGTCCAACGGCGTGGCCGTCGGCATCGTCGTGGTTACCTTCCTAGTCCTAGGCGCAGACCCACTGACCGTCGTGTTCGCCTGGTTCAGCGCCCTGGCAACGGCAGCCTTCATCACCATCCTCATCGTGGCGTCCGTATCCATCGTCGTGTTCTTCGTCCGAACCAAAGACAACGCCAGTATCTGGGCGACGAAGATCGCCCCCACGCTCTCCACCCTGATCCTTTCCTACATCGGGTACGTGACGATCGAGAACTACGACTCCCTCATTGGGCCTGACAACGCCGCCGCGAAGTGGCTGCTCATGCTCATTCCAGCGGTGATGCTCGCCGGCCTGGTGTTCGGCAAGAGCAAGCGCGATATCGACTACGCCAAAGAAGTTATCTAA
- a CDS encoding aspartate aminotransferase family protein, protein MTLETATEPAPDARLQESLVDRRERTIGRHSPLFYATPLEIVVSEGVWVHDATGKTYLDVYNNVPHVGHSNPVVREAITAQLQTVNLHTRYLNSRVVEYAEKLLALFDSPLERVFFTNSGSEANELALRIARQHTGNTGILISDHSYHGNTTTLAELTTGLQVKEPLGAHVRPLRIPDAAGLTPAKRKRLLQEALRDVDAAISSLQAEGYGVSAILYDPLFSTEGLLQTPDGYIEAVTDRVRPPHGLIIADEVQSGFGRTGNHMWGHQAFGTTPDLVTLGKPMGNGHPVGGVITTQALMEEFGENNTYFNTFAGNPVSSAAGLAVLQVMEENGLVENAHQLGKFIADELAALAKGNPRIKSVRGRGLFFGLEIVNPDDATPDPAATKALTEEMRSRGVLIGKIGRHENVLKMRPPLVFELKDAQHMIEQLRLSLATRNSPTDQNQR, encoded by the coding sequence ATGACACTCGAAACAGCCACAGAACCGGCGCCCGACGCGCGCCTTCAGGAAAGCCTCGTTGACCGCCGCGAACGCACCATCGGGCGCCACTCCCCGCTGTTCTATGCCACTCCCCTGGAAATCGTGGTAAGCGAAGGCGTGTGGGTCCACGACGCAACCGGCAAGACCTACCTTGATGTCTACAACAACGTTCCCCACGTCGGACACTCCAACCCTGTCGTCCGCGAAGCAATCACAGCCCAGCTGCAGACCGTCAACCTCCACACGAGGTACCTCAACTCACGCGTCGTTGAGTACGCCGAAAAGCTGCTGGCGCTCTTCGATTCCCCCTTGGAGCGGGTATTTTTCACCAACAGCGGATCGGAAGCAAACGAGCTCGCGCTGCGAATCGCACGGCAACACACCGGCAACACCGGCATCCTTATCTCGGACCACAGCTACCACGGCAACACCACGACCCTTGCCGAATTGACCACCGGCCTCCAGGTCAAAGAACCCCTCGGCGCCCACGTACGCCCCCTTCGTATTCCGGACGCAGCAGGGCTGACACCGGCTAAACGAAAGCGCCTCCTCCAGGAAGCGCTGCGCGACGTCGACGCAGCCATCTCCTCGCTCCAGGCCGAAGGCTACGGAGTCTCAGCCATCCTGTATGACCCGCTGTTCTCAACCGAAGGACTCCTGCAGACCCCCGACGGCTACATAGAGGCAGTCACCGACCGGGTCCGGCCGCCGCATGGACTGATCATCGCGGACGAGGTCCAGTCAGGCTTCGGACGGACCGGCAACCACATGTGGGGCCACCAGGCTTTCGGCACCACCCCTGATCTGGTGACACTTGGCAAGCCGATGGGCAACGGCCACCCCGTAGGCGGCGTCATCACCACACAAGCACTGATGGAGGAATTCGGGGAAAACAACACCTACTTCAACACATTTGCTGGAAACCCCGTCTCGTCCGCAGCCGGTCTTGCTGTGCTGCAGGTCATGGAAGAGAACGGGCTTGTTGAAAATGCGCACCAACTCGGCAAGTTCATCGCTGACGAACTCGCAGCCCTCGCCAAGGGCAACCCCAGGATCAAGAGCGTACGCGGCCGGGGCCTCTTCTTTGGCCTGGAGATCGTCAATCCCGACGATGCGACGCCGGACCCTGCCGCCACCAAGGCACTCACGGAAGAGATGCGTTCCCGCGGCGTTCTCATCGGAAAGATCGGTCGCCACGAAAACGTCCTCAAAATGAGGCCACCGCTCGTCTTCGAACTCAAGGACGCCCAACACATGATCGAGCAACTCCGCCTGTCACTGGCAACCCGCAATAGCCCAACTGATCAAAACCAACGGTGA